The window CACCAGCTCCACCGTGCCCCCCAGCTCGGAGAACAACGTCGCCCCCGGGTGGAGGGGCAGCGCGTCCGCCACCCGCAAGGTGCCCACGGGCAGCGGGTCCTCGGAGCGATCCTCAGGACCGAGCGGCGCTTGTGCCGCAGCAGCCAGCGCCACTCCCGGATCGCCGCCGCGTCCTCGTCCTCCGCCTGGGTCTGCCCCGGGGCGCTCGGGGCGGCCTTGGCGGGAGAGGCCGTCTCCCCGATCGGGGTCAGGCTGAGGGTGAAGGTCGCGTCGCGGTCGGGGAGGACCGTGAACCTCCGCGCCGGGTAGGGGACGTGCCCGCTGTCGAGCGCGCGCAGGGTGTAGGACCCGGCGGGCAGCCGCGGGAGCACGAACTGGCCCGCGCTGTCGGTGAGGGTGACGAACCCTCCGTTGCCCATCCCCTTGCCGAAGACCGAGATCACCGCGCCCGACACCGGCGTCCCGCGAGTGCTCTCCACCCAACCCACGAGCCCGCCTCCGCCTTCCCCGGCGGAGACGCCGCTCGCGAAGAGAGCCGATACGAGAACCAGGGCCCCCCGATGATGTTGGGAGTTCAACGCGTTGACCTCCAAAGGGGCGAACGCACCGACACCAGTTCACGACGCTACCAAGTGGCCGCGGATAAGTCAATAAGCCCGTCATGCAAGCCCAGGGGCCACTGTGCTATAAGACGACGGCCGGTCCCGGAGCCCCATGACCAAGATTTACGACGTCACCGTACCCCTGTCGCCGGAGGTGCCGACCTATCCCGGCGATCCCCCCTTCCAGATCCGGCCCACCCAGCGGCTGGCCGACGGAGGGGCGTTCAACGCGACCCAGATCAGCCTGGGAACCCACCTCGGCACCCACGTGGACGCCCCGTCCCACTTCCTGGCCGGGGGAGGGACCGTCGACGAGCTTCCCCTGGAGATCCTGATGGGGAAGACCCGGGTGGTGGAGGTGTCCGCCCGCGACCGCATCGACCGCGCCGACCTCGAAGCCCTCGACCTGCGGGACGACATCCGGGTGCTCCTGAAGACGCGCATGTCCGGCCAGATGAACCGGCCGCCCGTCCAGGAGGACCACGTCTACCTGACGGTCGACGCCGCGAGCTACCTGGCCCAGGCCGGGATCAAGCTGGTGGGGA of the Candidatus Methylomirabilis sp. genome contains:
- a CDS encoding cyclase family protein, whose translation is MTKIYDVTVPLSPEVPTYPGDPPFQIRPTQRLADGGAFNATQISLGTHLGTHVDAPSHFLAGGGTVDELPLEILMGKTRVVEVSARDRIDRADLEALDLRDDIRVLLKTRMSGQMNRPPVQEDHVYLTVDAASYLAQAGIKLVGIDYLSVDRFGSADFPSHHALLEAGVVVLEGLDLSGVEPGEYEMTCLPLRIVGAEGAPARVILRTRL
- a CDS encoding carboxypeptidase-like regulatory domain-containing protein is translated as MESTRGTPVSGAVISVFGKGMGNGGFVTLTDSAGQFVLPRLPAGSYTLRALDSGHVPYPARRFTVLPDRDATFTLSLTPIGETASPAKAAPSAPGQTQAEDEDAAAIREWRWLLRHKRRSVLRIAPRTRCPWAPCGWRTRCPSTRGRRCSPSWGARWSW